TAAGGTAGTACCGTTTTTACGGATTAAATAAGAGGAGGCCCCATTCCCGCTATAGGTACCGATGTATCCTCCATTGGTAACTGTTCCCGCGGCCGTAAGATTTACAAAAAGGCCAAAGTTGGTATAATCGAAATCCTTTACCTGCCCTATAACACCGTATTTACTCGTGCCGTTTCCTTTCCAACCAGTAGTTTTGGTAAAATCCGAATCTGTAAGCATCATGCCCGCAAAAGCCTTATAAACTGACCTTTCCCATCCCAATAAAGGCACTTTAGATGCCGCCGCGTTCCCAAGCATTGGATTAATCATTTCGATTTTATCTCGCATGTTGTTAAAATAGATGTCCTTTAATAATTGCTTTCCTACAGTAACGTCAAGGGGTAACAGCGTCCCGCTAGTCCGTTTCACAAATTCTGTGTACATATTCCAATCAATATCGGGACTTTTTACAAGCGGGAGATAATTTACCCCGGCATACACTACAGCATTTGCATCGTGGAGGTTCACTACGAAATCTTTATCTGCACGATAAGTGCCCACCTGATCGATAAACCTGTTATTAGATACATCCACACGACTATTTACAGGGCGCTGCAGGTTAATTGAAAAGGGAGTATAATTCCATCCTTTAAATAAGTTATTTTTAATCACCATCCGTTCCGCAGGTACAGTTAAGGTTGGTGTTACACTTGCCACGCTCCCTTTAATAATATTACCTAAGGTCAATCCACTTACATCCGATACATAGCCAGGGCCAAATAAACTGACAATGTTATCTTCTATGTCCAGGTTTACAGGGTCAGTACGGTTGGAAAACGTATTGGCGTAACCAACAAATGTGTTTCTTTTGATTATTAAAGAAGAACCAAACACAAATCTGTCGTTTACGTCAACCTGGCTGCTTGCTCCATAAAGTATGGCATCAGAGCCCCCGAAAATACTATTTACATTTCCTATGATGGAGTTGTCTTCAACAGAAACCGTTCCCGATCCATAAACCGAAATGGCAGATGCACACCTGTTAGCATAAATGATATTTTTACTGATTAGCATAGAAGCCCTTGAAGATGCTTTATACCCCAGAATGTCGCTTGCGATGATAGCGTTATTCGCGTCAGAAACAAATATTCTGTTGTTGTATATTCTTCCGTTACTAGTAGACTGTCCCACGTTGATGGCATAATTTACAGGTATAGTATCGTTTACTTTATGCACATGAATATCACAGTCTTCTACGTCGAAATTGTAATTAAATTCAGAGAATTCCAGCGTAGACTGAAAAAATTTGCATGTTTTGTATTTAATATCACCAAAGCTACGGGCCATTTGCGATCCTTTAATTACATCTGAATACGCCTCGCTATTGTACATGATAAAATCTCTGCCCCCATCTCCATCCAGCCATATTCCACCAGCCGCGGCCCCGTCGTGATAGACAAACCTTACCCGGTTAAAATATGACTTTACGGAATTGGCTACCACAACCGCCTTTCGGTGTCCTTCGATGGTCATATCCTCCACAATTGTGTTATACGCAGTAGAAGGCGTGAGGTACACAGCTCTGGCTTTATAAACCTTAGTACCCGTAGGAATCACAGCCGTACCGTTTCCCTTACCTAAATTTTTAAGTGTTACACTGGTACCCGATTGCGCAGTAACCTGATATAAGTCATTTCCAAGTGAAACGGCTACGTTTGCCCCCGCTGCAGGAGGATTTGTGATCTGCGCTACCGCTGTGGCATTTACCGCCGGTGGCGTGAAGTCTGCCGTTAAGGTTCCGTTCCAGGAACTTCTTGCGGCTGTATAGTCTTTTGAAAAATTATATTTTAGATATAGTTTGTCCCCTACTACGGTATCAATCACCTGAAACTCTCCATAAAATTGGTCGTAGTAGTTTGCTCCGGCATTAAAAAAGAAAACAGTATTTTTTTTAAACGGGGTTTTATCCTGCCCTGGTTTCAACTTTATCCAACCTTGTCCCACCGCTGCAGAATCAACATACGTATACAAAGTAGCAGGATTTAAGCTCCAACCCGCATCGCGATAAGGCGCCAGGCTTATTCCTGATGCATTACTGGGTTCAGGTGTCAATAAATAAGTGGTATTTATGCCGTCGCCCCGCATATAAAGGTTATTTCTGTAAACCTGCCAACCATTTGCATCAGACATATACCTGCCTTTCGGGAAATATATGGTTCCACCCTCTGGCGGCAGCGCAGCTTTAGCCAAGGTCCAGGCAGGAACATCGTTGGTAACCCCATCTCCCTTAGCACCAAACCAAAGAATATTGAGTTCTCCGCTAAATATGCGCTTAAAGCGTCCGCCAGTTATTGTACTCACAAGTATGGTCCCGGTATTGTCTGTAGCACCTGTTGCAGCAGAGTAATTCCATAACCCACCCCCATAATCTGTAGTTTGATAAATTACACTTTCCTGTGGCGCAGCAAGTGTGCGAAGGGCGGCAACAGTATAGGTTTGCGCATAAGTTTTCTGGACAAAAAGGCCCAGAAAGAGAAAAAGAGTTAAAATAATTTTCATTGTTGAACATAAAAGGTTTATAATTTGGTTAATTTGGGCTGTACCCATTCAACGAAATTACTGGCTTCGCATTTCAATTCTATGTACTATAATTTCAATTTAATGTACATCCAAAAAACCTCAAACATCAATCAATTCAATGCTTTAAATGTTGCATATGTCAATAACTCTCTTATTTTTGTCTAACCAAATTATAAATCTTATGGAGTTTTTACAAAACAATTTAATCTATTTCATACCCGTATTGGGTCTAATCGGTATTCTGGTCATGGCCGTAAAAAGTGCCTGGGTAAACAAGCAGGATGCTGGCGATGCCAACATGCAGGAACTGGCCGGCTACATTGCAGACGGAGCCATGGCATTTTTAAAAGCCGAATGGAAAGTGCTGAGCATTTTTGTAGTTTTCACTGCGGCTTTACTAGCCTATTCCGGAACCATTCATGAAGTAAATGGCGTAGCGTTGCATTCTAGCTGGATCATTGCTCTGGCCTTTATTATCGGCGCTGTATTTTCTGCAACGGCAGGCTATATTGGTATGAGCGCTGCCACAAAAGCAAACGTACGCACTACACAGGCAGCAAGAACAAGTTTAGCTAAAGCTTTAAAAGTTTCCTTTACCGGAGGTACGGTGATGGGTTTAGGTGTTGCCGGATTGGCCATTCTTGGTCTTGGCGGATTATTTATTGTTTTTCTGCATTTATTCAATGTTGTTGATGCCAACAGCACAGAAATGAAAACTGCCATAGAAGTGCTTACCGGATTTTCACTTGGCGCAGAATCCATCGCCTTATTTGCCAGAGTAGGTGGTGGTATTTACACCAAAGCAGCAGATGTAGGTGCAGATTTGGTGGGCAAAGTAGAAGCAGGTATTCCTGAAGATGACGTACGAAACCCCGCAACGATAGCCGATAACGTGGGTGACAACGTTGGTGACGTAGCCGGGATGGGTGCAGATTTATTTGGCTCCTACGTGGCCACTATTCTAGCTACGATGGTACTTGGACAGGAAATTGCAGTAGAAAAGTTAAACGGTATCGCTGTTGATGGATTAAATGGTTTTTCTCCTGTGCTTTTACCGATGGTCATCTGCGGACTCGGGATTCTATTTTCTATCGTAGGCACCTGGTTTGTACGTATAAAGGGAGAAGATTCCAACGTTCAAAATGCCTTAAATTTAGGTAACTGGAGCTCAATCGTGTTAACTGCCATTGCATCCTATTTTATTGTAAATGCCATGCTGCCTGCCCAGCTACAGTTGCGTGGTGTAAACTTTGGCAGTATGGATGTTTTCTATGCCATTATCGTGGGACTAATTGTGGGCACCTTAATGAGCATCATTACAGAGTATTATACGGCTATGGGCAAGGGACCCGTAAATTCAATTATACAACAATCTGGCACCGGCCACGCAACAAATATCATCGGTGGCTTATCAGTCGGGATGAAATCTACCGTAGCTCCTATTTTAGTATTGGCAGCCGGCATCATTTTCTCCTATGCCTTTGCCGGATTGTATGGCGTAGCTATTGCAGCAGCAGGAATGATGGCCACCACAGCGATGCAGCTTGCCATTGATGCCTTTGGCCCAATCGCCGATAACGCCGGCGGTATTGCCGAAATGAGTCAGCTACCACCAGAAGTTCGTGAGCGCACGGATAATCTGGATGCCGTTGGTAATACCACGGCAGCAACAGGAAAAGGTTTTGCCATTGCCTCGGCTGCTTTAACTTCCCTTGCACTTTTTGCTGCTTTTGTGGGTGTAGCAGGCATTGATGCTATAGATATCTATAAAGCACCCGTCCTTGCGGGTCTTTTTGTGGGTGCTATGATTCCATTTATCTTCTCAGCTTTATGCATTGCTGCCGTAGGCAAAGCAGCTATGGATATGGTTCAGGAAGTCCGCAGGCAATTTCGCGAGATCCCCGGAATTATGGAATATAAAGCAAAACCAGAATACGAGAAGTGCGTAGCCATTTCAACCAAAGCCTCCATTCGTGAAATGATGCTGCCCGGAGCCATTGCACTATTGGTTCCAATTATTGTAGGCTTTGGCTTTAAAGATGTATTTCAACTGGTAAGCTCTGCAGAGATCTTAGGCGGTTTGCTTGCTGGTGTAACCGTATCTGGTGTGTTGATGGGAATTTTCCAGAGTAATGCTGGTGGAGCATGGGACAACGCTAAAAAATCCTTTGAAAAAGGGGTAATGATTAATGGCCAAATGCACTATAAAAAATCAGAGGCACACAAGGCATCCGTTACCGGTGATACCGTGGGTGACCCTTTTAAAGATACCTCCGGCCCATCAATGAACATCTTAATTAAATTAATGTCTATCGTATCACTAGTTATTGCACCATATATCGCAGTAGATGTAGCAACTACCGCAAAAATTGAGACAAAAAAAGGAGTTCAACAAGCAAGCACAACCATAAAAACCATAGATATTCAAAAATCAGGCGTTTTATTTGAAAGTTTAGCCAAACAAATGCATCATTAATGGGTGTTTTGTTCGCTATCTCTTTTATTTATAGATAAATTTCTCTAGGTTTGATCTTCAGAATAACTTAACATAACTAAACAACACTTTATGAGTCTTTTTTTAAAGAAATCAATTAAACAGCTTATGTCAGATGCTTCTGAGTCTGAAAAGAGTCTAAAGCGTACACTTACGGCAGGTTCTTTAGTTGCATTGGGTATTGGTGCAATTATTGGTGCTGGTCTGTTTGTGCGCACCGCCTCTGCCGCAGCTCAAAATGCAGGACCATCTGTAACCATTGGTTTCATCGTTGCCGCTATTGGCTGTGCTTTAGCCGGTTTATGCTATGCAGAATTGTCATCTTCCATCCCTATTTCCGGTAGTGCATATACCTACACTTATGCTACCATGGGCGAACTTGTAGCCTGGATCATTGGCTGGGATTTAATTCTCGAATATGCCGTTGGCGCTGCCACTGTGGGAATTGCCTGGAGTGAATACCTTAATAATTTTCTTGTAGAGGTCGTCGGCGTGAGCCCAATCCCCTATGCACTATGCCACTCGCCTTTTCAAACTTCCGTTGATGGCGTATCTGGAATCATAAACTTACCAGCCCTTTTTATTGTAACACTATTGAGCCTTTTGCTAATCAAAGGCACACAAGAATCTGCTTTGGTAAATAACATCATTGTGATTGTTAAAGTAGCCATTGTAATTATGATCATTGTTTTGGGATGGGGTTATATCAACTCTTCTTATCATACCCCTTATATCCCTGAAGCAACAACTTACACAGATCACCAGGGAATAACCTATAACTTTGGCGGTATCATGGGTATTCTCGGGGCAGCCGGTACCGTATTCTTTGCCTTTATCGGTTTTGATGCAGTAAGTACAGCTGCACAGGAAACTAAAAATCCTAAAACAGCCATGCCAATTGGCATATTGGGTTCATTGGCTGTTTGTACTGTTCTTTACATTTTGTTCGCACACGTTTTAACAGGTTTAGCGCCTTTAGAGTTCTTTAGAGATCCTACTAAAGGTGGTGAAGCATCTGTTGTTGCTGCCATTAAAGAAGGAATGCCTGCAACGTACAGCTGGTTAAGCAAATCAGTAACTGTAGCTATCCTGGCTGGGTTTTCATCTGTAATCTTAGTGATGCTTTTAGGTCAGAGCCGAGTATTCTACTCTATGAGTAAAGATGGTTTATTGCCAGCTGTATTTTCTCAGTTGCATCCTAAATTCAAAACACCTTACAAAGGAAATCTAGTAATCCTTGTTCTTGTAGGTGTTTTCGCTGCCTTTGTGCCGGGAGATATTGTAGGCCACATGACCAGTATTGGTACTTTGTTTGCCTTTATGCTGGTATGCGTAGCTGTAATTATTCTTAGAAAAACCAATCCGGAACTTCCACGCGAATTTAAAACGCCATGGGTCCCAGTAATTCCTATTTTGGGCGTAATCGCTTGTGGCGCTATGATCTTTGGCTTAGGTTGGGAAAATTGGTTAAGGTTATTTGTGTGGTTAGCCTTAGGCTTCATCATCTACTTTGGCTACAGCAAAAAACGTTCAATATTAAGAAAAACTGGCGTAACTGTTGATCCGGTAGATCCACCAGCACCTAAAATGCCAGGAGAATAATCATACTTAAATATTTAAACGTCCCGGAATTTTAATTAATCCCGGGACGTTTTGTTTATAAATCATTTAGGCTAATTGCCAAATACTTTTACCTTTGTTTTTAAATC
The Pedobacter sp. MC2016-14 DNA segment above includes these coding regions:
- a CDS encoding glycosyl hydrolase family 28-related protein: MKIILTLFLFLGLFVQKTYAQTYTVAALRTLAAPQESVIYQTTDYGGGLWNYSAATGATDNTGTILVSTITGGRFKRIFSGELNILWFGAKGDGVTNDVPAWTLAKAALPPEGGTIYFPKGRYMSDANGWQVYRNNLYMRGDGINTTYLLTPEPSNASGISLAPYRDAGWSLNPATLYTYVDSAAVGQGWIKLKPGQDKTPFKKNTVFFFNAGANYYDQFYGEFQVIDTVVGDKLYLKYNFSKDYTAARSSWNGTLTADFTPPAVNATAVAQITNPPAAGANVAVSLGNDLYQVTAQSGTSVTLKNLGKGNGTAVIPTGTKVYKARAVYLTPSTAYNTIVEDMTIEGHRKAVVVANSVKSYFNRVRFVYHDGAAAGGIWLDGDGGRDFIMYNSEAYSDVIKGSQMARSFGDIKYKTCKFFQSTLEFSEFNYNFDVEDCDIHVHKVNDTIPVNYAINVGQSTSNGRIYNNRIFVSDANNAIIASDILGYKASSRASMLISKNIIYANRCASAISVYGSGTVSVEDNSIIGNVNSIFGGSDAILYGASSQVDVNDRFVFGSSLIIKRNTFVGYANTFSNRTDPVNLDIEDNIVSLFGPGYVSDVSGLTLGNIIKGSVASVTPTLTVPAERMVIKNNLFKGWNYTPFSINLQRPVNSRVDVSNNRFIDQVGTYRADKDFVVNLHDANAVVYAGVNYLPLVKSPDIDWNMYTEFVKRTSGTLLPLDVTVGKQLLKDIYFNNMRDKIEMINPMLGNAAASKVPLLGWERSVYKAFAGMMLTDSDFTKTTGWKGNGTSKYGVIGQVKDFDYTNFGLFVNLTAAGTVTNGGYIGTYSGNGASSYLIRKNGTTLTGIGLSTIATSYTEAPGFIFSGQTIGSQLNFVDVTTKPKTSNTSLPVQLSSSPEANLAILAQGSSVLSAINNFSDATLGGYGVTKFLNLTETQTLDQITYNAMVSLGRATQTNPAYVLSTVDLREGKTPITNPTSTAISKAILNSTYPMAVKGQRIYCPNVSTGPLVYEKADNTGEWFFYAYTPVL
- a CDS encoding sodium-translocating pyrophosphatase, whose translation is MEFLQNNLIYFIPVLGLIGILVMAVKSAWVNKQDAGDANMQELAGYIADGAMAFLKAEWKVLSIFVVFTAALLAYSGTIHEVNGVALHSSWIIALAFIIGAVFSATAGYIGMSAATKANVRTTQAARTSLAKALKVSFTGGTVMGLGVAGLAILGLGGLFIVFLHLFNVVDANSTEMKTAIEVLTGFSLGAESIALFARVGGGIYTKAADVGADLVGKVEAGIPEDDVRNPATIADNVGDNVGDVAGMGADLFGSYVATILATMVLGQEIAVEKLNGIAVDGLNGFSPVLLPMVICGLGILFSIVGTWFVRIKGEDSNVQNALNLGNWSSIVLTAIASYFIVNAMLPAQLQLRGVNFGSMDVFYAIIVGLIVGTLMSIITEYYTAMGKGPVNSIIQQSGTGHATNIIGGLSVGMKSTVAPILVLAAGIIFSYAFAGLYGVAIAAAGMMATTAMQLAIDAFGPIADNAGGIAEMSQLPPEVRERTDNLDAVGNTTAATGKGFAIASAALTSLALFAAFVGVAGIDAIDIYKAPVLAGLFVGAMIPFIFSALCIAAVGKAAMDMVQEVRRQFREIPGIMEYKAKPEYEKCVAISTKASIREMMLPGAIALLVPIIVGFGFKDVFQLVSSAEILGGLLAGVTVSGVLMGIFQSNAGGAWDNAKKSFEKGVMINGQMHYKKSEAHKASVTGDTVGDPFKDTSGPSMNILIKLMSIVSLVIAPYIAVDVATTAKIETKKGVQQASTTIKTIDIQKSGVLFESLAKQMHH
- a CDS encoding amino acid permease, producing the protein MSLFLKKSIKQLMSDASESEKSLKRTLTAGSLVALGIGAIIGAGLFVRTASAAAQNAGPSVTIGFIVAAIGCALAGLCYAELSSSIPISGSAYTYTYATMGELVAWIIGWDLILEYAVGAATVGIAWSEYLNNFLVEVVGVSPIPYALCHSPFQTSVDGVSGIINLPALFIVTLLSLLLIKGTQESALVNNIIVIVKVAIVIMIIVLGWGYINSSYHTPYIPEATTYTDHQGITYNFGGIMGILGAAGTVFFAFIGFDAVSTAAQETKNPKTAMPIGILGSLAVCTVLYILFAHVLTGLAPLEFFRDPTKGGEASVVAAIKEGMPATYSWLSKSVTVAILAGFSSVILVMLLGQSRVFYSMSKDGLLPAVFSQLHPKFKTPYKGNLVILVLVGVFAAFVPGDIVGHMTSIGTLFAFMLVCVAVIILRKTNPELPREFKTPWVPVIPILGVIACGAMIFGLGWENWLRLFVWLALGFIIYFGYSKKRSILRKTGVTVDPVDPPAPKMPGE